In the genome of Mercurialis annua linkage group LG8, ddMerAnnu1.2, whole genome shotgun sequence, the window AACttctaaaaaccctaaacgGCTGTATACTCTCTGATATCGATTCCCCTTCAATCCTCAGTCCTATTTCAATCTTTGGTAAGAATTTCTTCCATTTTTTAGTGGTTTAATCCCTAGTTATCATTCCTATTgtttataaattcattagctaCGGTATTTGATGATTGTAGGCTTGctttaatcaatttatttttggatTTCCTCCCTTTGATCATTCAAGAGGTTAGTAATTCCTTTTACACTTGTTTTACGATATAATTTATGTGTGGTACCGTTTACATGTTGTGTTAGATCTTTACTTAGGGTATTTGGCTTGTATGTTtctgttttgtttaattatagAATCTGAAAATATTGATTAGATTTGTTGTTAGCTTGTTCTTGGTCACTTGTACTTGGGGTGGATTGATTTGGTTGAGTTAATTGAAGGATTAAGCAATAGAGGgatattttaaattgtaattatgttTAGCCTAAATTGAAATCTAAAAATCCTTGTGGAACTTGATAATAGATTGCCAGATATCAACCATACATTGGATGAGTTGGTAACTTTAGTTAGATAATATCATTATGGCAAAATATGGCTTCCTCAAATTAATTCGTTGTTTTTCAAAGGATTATATATGTGGCTGGAAATCTTTATTAAAGAACtgttttaaagaatttaaaatgaGTACTTGGGCGCCTAATTGACTTATTGTTTAATCGATGATTTTGGGTTTATTTCCCTAAGTTATGTGGTTTACTTAGGGTGGCTTAATCAAATTACTAAACGCTGGAAATTGTGactataaactgtttttaataaacataaaaGATGTTAGTCACCTTAGTTGCTTTGATAATCAATGTTTGTCATGGCATTTAAGTTGTggatatttttacaattttttaaggCTATTTAAGTTTGTATTTCAGGTTTGAGTTTAAGTCTTTAAAAAGGATGTTTAAATCATCTGATTTCATTTAAGATGACTTAtttaactgttttaaatgattatggatctggattagAACGAGTTACTCGATAGGCGAGTATccagactgtgtgcaccggtaaataATTTGGAATTGGCTACCTATAAGTGTGACTTATTTTGAactcgatgaggatttgttcccatctactttaaattatactttgagatttcatttcaatacagtattccataatcaagtatataagtatattagtataaaatgatttatcaataaaaaaaagtataaaatgattTGGTCGATCTCTGATTTTTTTGATTTCCctcggaggttcttttgttttaaataaactaGTGAACCGTTTTATACTCtcagaccgcagtagaactagttagccggttatgattattttacacttttctttgtCGGAGTGGTCCgactattttatatttgatattggcatgttatattttgaatttgatttatatatGGCATGTTGTTGGGTCTCGGATTTTAgccgagcatttcagatatttaagcggtttcttatattaaaactgtttatataaactgttagatTTTGGTTGGAGTCTCGGCTGCCCCCAAGTAgtgttttctgcaggtttatatgtttgtttgATTATCCGCGAGGtttgctacggattttggtacgatcatacccataccctagcaccggtcgcgatccatgaatttgggcgTGACAAAGAAATAGTTATAAAATCACAAGAGCTCAATTGGACAAAACCCAGACGTTTCAGCTTTCTTTTTGATTTGCATGCTAGAGTCACTTTTTGTCCTTTTGTAGTCATTCCCGAGATGCTTATCATTATCATCTGCACCTGTCTTTTTATTTTCACTTAATTCATTcaataatccattttttttacatttgcATACCTAATCAAAACTGAGAATATATCATCCATCGATGATAATCTGACAAAAGATTGATTTGTAATATGAGAAAATCATCGATGATAATCGGAAAAGATTTCTATATAttattcatcttcttcaatCTCATATTTTCCGTCGAAAATGTAGATTTCAACGTCTCCACCATTTCTTTTTCGATGAAGGTTACAGTACTCTGCTCGGAGATTCCAATCTCGTTAGCTCTCCCAAAGCGTCTAATTGCTTCTCGACCGCTTCACCGGTATCTTATgatttcaatatattttgattttgattttgattttatttataaatgaatttattttcaGGCTCGGGTTTTATTTCGTCAGGAATGTATAAATATGGATTCTTCAGCGCTAATATCAAGTAGCCCGGAGATTATACAGCTGGTTTATGTGTTGCCTTCTACGTAATTCATTCAtcattatctttttattttctcaTATATTTTCTGCTTTGTTTACTATCCAATCCATATGTTCGCGCGTACATTCTTTTTACGCCGCATCTCATTGCAGCAGACACGGCCTGTCAGTGATGAGATCGAGGAGTGCATTATTAGAGAGGTTGATGACCGAGTCGAGCGGCGAATGCATGAGGTGGAAGCTTTAGTGGACGACTAGATTAGCGATCGGTCCGTGCTGAGGTCTGTGCTGAGCTGGATAAGCTGATGAGTACACGCCCACCAGAGTTTCGCACACAGCTCCCCCCACCCCCACCAGATAAGGACGACACTACACGTTTGTAATGTCTTTTGTGATAGTTTTTAACACTTAACTATGTTTACGTTATTTAttacttaaaacaaattttgtaaacttttaacttattttatatatattatggttttaattatatttatatatttcctTCCGTGTATATAATTAATGTGTGTAACAGATTTAATCAATAACagaaaatgttttttaaaaaagacgGAAAATAGAAAAATTCTGCCAGACCAATGTGTCATTAGCGAAGGAAATTCCTATATTATCGATTTTGGTCGGGATGACCAAGCAAAGCCCGACCAAATTAGCgacaaatttttttcaattactgACGTAATATTTCGTCGATAGTTTAGCGACAGGCCCCTTTTTTGTCGCTAATAATTTAGCGACTGGAATTCTACTGATGGATACGTTCtgtcggtaatccgtcgctaatatcaATTAGCGACAGAATTTAGGTGTTTAGCGAaggaaatttccgtcgctaaacacgtgttttctagtagtggtcacaaaaacaaaaatttgtgacggataataaatttaatacaaatccgtcacaaatatcaataaaaaattcATCGCCAAACAATTTAAATGGTTATAAATAATGTAAATTCGTCATAAACGCACACTGGTCGTCTTTCTCAGTGAGGAAGACGAATGTTTCATTTTCCTCACTGGCGAAAacaaacaaatatttaaaaaaattatttttatctaaaaaaattatttaaacttaataaaattgtttaataataaattatattattatttgaatttatggAAAAGATGGTTTTTTATTccttttataacattaaatgttttttaaaaaatatactaaaaaaggATTAGATTGATATTTTGTTCGAgtgaaaaaaagtcaatttaaattttaggatgAAATTAAAGACCAAAATTGCGAATTTGGTTGAATTGGACAAAATTATAACGTCAGGGTGTAACTCAAGAGGGACTAAAAAGTCAagagtttttttagtgattaagccttCTATAAATTACTAGTTTtactttacgtgtttcacacgtgactcgtagtgtgactcgtcaaattatcaaatataatttgaaatagtAGTTAATTTGTAATACTTTATCTTGCTATGTTGAATTAATacccaaattttataattatattatattttaataaaaaaatataaaataataattaaaatagcaatttatcgggatattttattttattttataatagtaATTATTAGATAGTGaaagtaatatattttaattagtattttagaTAATTATCTTCACATAGTAGTttgttttaattagtactctaacttatcttaacatagtagtctattttagttagtactctaattctaataattattttaatagtttttaattaataattaaattttataaagtgaACATGATATTAACGTAAATGTGCATGTCTCCCCCCCTcccaatccgtgcttttatatatagtatagataaataataaattttataggaataattttaaataaataattaataacattgaaaCAACAGTCGATTgttcaaaattcaaaactaacaacaattttttagatttgtttaccAAATATTTAAGTTgagcttttaaaaaaaaaaatctaaagctagaaattttaccaaaaaagtAGAACTAAACATCCTATTGATTgaagtaaataaatttacaaGCTTGATTGTTCTTATCCAAAAACTAAACACCATAAATATTAACgcaattattttcattttaaaaatatagagtggaactttttcaataaaaaatatcatttatcttaaaatttacggtttaggctcatataaatcaaatttaatatatatcaaTAACAAAACCATAGTATTGTCTTTATTTTCTTcgagttttatgtttttttttggaCATGTACATCTTTTGTGAGAATTGATAatccattaatttttttgtaagaaaactcttttaaatattatgacgTGTTTACAAAACTGGTTACTTCATGGAAATTGAAACTCTAAAGCCATGTATAGTTGTAGAAAATACTgcctatttttcaaaaaattactccaaaaaaactgaaaatatagACTCTTTTCCTCTTTTTCTCTAATGTTACACATATTCTATATTTTGTGATGTCATTATCTTTTCTCTTAAGCTATTTGTAGAATGTAAGATCTGCATCATCTTCAATACTTATTGGAGGACAATCACCACTGATTTTGTACttaataactaatttattttgtttaagcTGGATCTTCATTTCAGTAGAGATTATATCAACAAGATTTGTGaagttacaatttttttgtaatatgaTTCCAGATACTCTATAATTTGAATAAGATGAATCATCTTCCCATAAGCCATCATATTgtaataaaatctgtaaatcTTCCATTCctgaagtaaaaattaaaatagtaaaaacgATTGTAACTCAttgtaaacaattaaaaaatcaaaattttactgATTAAAACTAATGTCAACTATTGTAAACGCAtaacatttaacatttaaactaatttcAACTAACATTTAAACTAATGTCAACATTTAAaccaacaatatatatattttcatctaaaataacatttaaactaatgtcaactattgtaaacacatataaactacATATGCAACTGTTTTAcactttataataattaaaaatatttttatataaaattaaattttattcaaaaattagGTTTATACACATTAAAACTGTTATAATTCATTTGATACTATTAGAAGCTgtactatactttattttatataattataaactgttttgtttagtttttagATTATTGCACCTGTTATCAACTATtttaaacacatataaaataaaacagaaaatgTATGAAtctgataatataaaaaaatataaataattagaaaatcaaaattatactgATTAAAACTAATGTCAACTATTATAAATACATGTAAACTTACATTTAAACTAATGTTAAATAATATCAACTAACATTTAAACTAATGTCAATCAACAATTTATGTCAACATTTAAACCAACAATAGATATATTTTCatgtaaaataatatttaaactaaTGTCAACTAGTGTAAACACATGTAAATTACATATGCAACtgctttaaactttaaaatataaaaaaatatttgatataaaattaaattttatttagaaattaGATTTATACACATTGAAACtgctataatttatttgatactattagaaactgtactatactttatattatattatataattataaactgttttgtttagttttacCGTTTGCAACAGATCTATacgtttttaatttaaatcagTTTTCATGAAACATATCATTAAAGCTGTTATCAACTGttgtaaacacatataaactaaaacagaaattatatgaatatgataatataaaaaacgataaaaaaataaacgaaTGAAACAGTTTGCaactataatataaattttattacgttttaaactagataaaatgttcgaaaaatctctgaaacctaattaaacatacTAAAACTGTAAAGCAATTCGATTGAACaaatttttactgtttttttgcTGAATTCGCAGTTATTGATGATCGTAATGAATGAATTTGAATAATGTAGCAGTATATCGAGTGAATCTGACAGAATATTAAAGAGAGAATTCGTGATTTTGagatctgaaaaagaaaagaaaagatgaGCTGAAAGTTttgaggaggaagaagaagttTGTTACAATGAAAACGCGTGAAGTATTATTTaggtataaaaacaaataaatcagGGTATAAAAGTAATTGGCTGAGGCGGTTAGGTATGAAAGTTAAGTCCACAAACTGCGGTAGGTATTTGctattattttacttatttatgtaattccctaattttctcatatatatttatcaataacAAAACCATAGTATTGTCTTTATTTTCTTCaagttttatgtttttttggACATGTACATCTTTTGTGAGAATTGATAATCCATCAATTTTTTTGtaagaaaactcttttaaatattatgaagtGTTTACAAAACTGGTTACTTCATGGAAATTGAAACTCTAAAGCCATGTTTAGTTGTGGGAAATACTGCctattttccaaaaaaattactccaaaaaaaactgaaaatatgGAATTTGGTGTTTAGTAATACAACTCATGTTTTGATGTCATACATTATTCAATGATAATTTGCAGTGTTACCTTCACAAAAATACAGCAAGTAGAGCAGCAGGTCGTCTATCTTGTTCTTAGCTCTTACCTTCACATTTTTACCTTAAATTTCAATTTGGTCCCGAAAAGGTAATGAATCATCGAATGCATCTTTTTACCaattagtttttataatttgttagtTTTTATCAATTACTCTAAACTCTTAGACAATTAATTTCTTCCAGTTGCTTTTGAATAGTTACATTTGGTTGAATTGGCAAACTTTAAATGTCAgatattaattgataaaaacaattaatttaattttgatattcttTAATCGACGCATGTAAATTTAGGAGACAAATTGACAGTCAAGTCACATTTTTCATATCAGAGTTATTTGAGCATTAAGCATAACATTACTTTACTGGAAAGTAATTCTGAACTGATCTCAGCAAGGAACCATACGAAATCCTCAAGAAAATTGCATGTAAACATCTTTCCATATGCGTATGATTAATCAAAAAGGCATATGAGgtgcatgtaaaatatttcCTACTTAATTCTCGCTCAAAAACTGGGCGGTAGAGTTTGAACACATCTACTCGGAGTTTATCTATGCTTCAACATTGGGGAGAGATAATTAAAAGCAAAATTAGCCTAGAAAGCTTCTGACATGTTATCACCTTTCCAGTTCTATTGTTGATTCAGTCACCTCGAATCTTTGGCTAATGAAATAACAGACATGAAGGGATGGTAATTGACATTCGAGCACCCTGCAGTGCCAAAACAAGCCAGGTGATAGCAGAAAGAACTCTTACATACCTACACCAGTCCGTAAAGATTCTTGTTGCTTTGGTGTTCCGTTTACGGGGACAACAGTCATTGTCTCCGAAGTAGTTGGATCTCCAGATTCCATTTTATTCCTTGGCAACGATGATGGCGGTGCCAAAGGTGATGGTAAACAACTCAAAGTTCCAAACTGAATGCTCAGGGAGGTAGAGATATCCTTAGTCAAGATGGGATGACTGGACTTGTTCATTTTTGATTCCATGGACTTCTTTGGACAGGGAAGAAGTGGGAAATGATCCAGTGAAAGATTTATGCAGCTGCCATTCTCACTGTTTCCATCTCCTGATTTAAATTCATCCAACGAAACATTCCCATTAGCTGCCTCTGGATCACATTCAACCTCTGTGTTTTTAGGCAAATTAGATGGACCACGCTGATATGAATTCTTGACCTTCATCCGCGACATATAATCTTTATAAGGATGTTGCCTCTGCAAAATTATAGAATTTATCTTTCTTTTAGTCTGAAAaccattttctttttaattgacAAGTACAGATAAAATAgcagataaaaaataaaagcagaATGTACATTACCAAATTAGGAATATATGTGCCTGTTCCTCGGGACCTGCCCATTTCATCCATAGTAGAAGCAGGGGCATATACCTTTGAAGCATAAGGGTGGTGAAGTTGTGGCACCCTCGGGACAAATACATCTGTGCCTCTGTGAGACAAAAACTTCTGCTTGCACCGGAGCAACTGGGATAGTGTATCCCAAGTACATCTCGGCTCGGTGGGAGAGGGTGATGTCGGGGGAGTCATCTGAGGAGACATTGGCAATGAATAATTATGATACCACTGACCCTGTATAAGGCCACTGTAGTAACTTTCATACTCTCCACTGAGATCAGATGCCTCGGACCTTCCAGTGCCAAATGTAGGTACAGGAACAACTGTATCTGGCCTTTCTCCTTTACCATTACGGTCCAAAGTATTTACGAAAAACTGTTCCAGTTTTTCACCCATGTTTTCTCCTGGATACCGAAAAATTTCTCCAAGCTTTTGGGCCCCATAGGAGAGGGCGCATTTTATACGATGGAAATTACCTGAAGGAGAAACAGAGATTTCCATGAGCTAGCTAGCTTATGGAACTGATTATGATCCAAGTGACTTGATGTATTCAACATTCAAACATGTAAATAAATATGGAATTTGATTCACCTCTACAGAGAAAGATGACGATAACATTGACCATAAGCTGTCCCAATTCGTATATATATGTGTATGCATGTGCAACTGTATGTAGGTAAATACGTGCTCATgcacatatatataaatatgaacGTACATATGCATGAAAAATCAGATAAGTTTTCAAATATCTATAGATAAAGAAATCTCTACTGTTTTTCCTATCATTCAGAAATCTTGGGAAATCATTATTCAATGTTAGCGTCATGAATACAAAAAGAAGTCAGATATGCAAACTGTTGTTGAATCCACCACCAATTATTCCTCCAATAATTTGTGGCAGTTCTCTAAGAAGAGTAAACAATTTCGTGTCTTTCTGAGAAATTAACCAGCAGATGTTAGTTTCACTAAGAAAAAAAACCAGCAAATGTTATGCAATATACCCGCGCCCTTATAATCTAGATTTCATCTAAAATGGCATCAGTGTGTATCATAAAGTATTACCTTTGCTGACACTACGCCCTAAGTTGTTACTTTCTTTTAAAGGATCTACAATGTTGAGATGCTTAATAAAAAATCCATGGCCTCCATTTTCGACCGCTTTTATTGGAACTGAAAAATTCTCTATGCATCTCTTCAACAGCTCCGGACTGAGCAATAACTCATTCACATTTTTATCTGGTGACTCTGCTACAATGACCACAAAAAGATGCATCAAATCGAGACTCGACAGAATCCACTCACTAGATTTCTCCTAATAATCTATTACTGCTTACCGACAATTTGAGGAAGAGAAGATACCGCAATAGGTCCATTAATAGTGACACAGAAGTTATCCCAATCAAAAGTGCTATAGTACTCCAGAAATTTAAATAGGACCtgtaaataaataacaaaaattgatTTCATCTAAAGATGCAGAAAAATAAATGCTGAAATCAAAATACTCACTGCTAAAGGCCCGGGTAGCAATGAATGGAAGGCATTTATGATATATAGAACCAGTATTTCTAAAGCATATGTTGAGAGCAAGCCATGGTGGGCCCCAAGAATTCGACTCTCATAAAAGCACCAAGCTTTGATCAAAATAATACTCTGTTTCAGCAGATGATCTTTCCCTATAAGTTGGTCAACCTGAGAAAAAAATTGTCTGTAAAAGAATGCAGcatcaacttttttaaaaagactacatatttaattttagaaaagagCCATCAAGGCATGGTTTTAGGTCCAAAATAATTACTATGGAATGAGGTAGGTCAACTTTCATCGTTTGATGTCAGCATATATTAAGAAGGCTCAAGACAACAGAAATGAAAAGTAACTGTCAAATAACTAATTCACCAAAAAAAGCTCAAGTTGTTGGGTGAGGCTTTAACAATAGTTATATCTTAACACCCCTCCGCACGCCTCATGGTCAATGGGCTCGAAACGTGAACAAACAAGCACACATGCCCCTCTCACCTAAtgatcaaaatattatttaagaaattaaCCAAATGGAGGTTGCCAAGGATCAATCTCCAGACCTTTCGGTCATAGAGGATATGATACCATGTCAAATAACCAGTTCATCCAAAAGCTCAAGCTGATGGATGAGGCtccaataataatattttcttaacAGTTACCAGTCTGCCAAAAACTCTTGGTTCCCTTCCTTCTAAATGCATGACAGATTGCTACCAGAAgggatgaaataaaaattagaatagGATTTTACCTGCTCCAGAAAGCAAAGAGCACATAATCCTGCCATTTGATTGAAAGAGATATCAACTGATATGTTCTTCACAGAGCATTTTACAACCTTAACCTGTCGGCCAATAATGCAAAATTCAAAACCTAACAAAGGACaaagaactaaaaaaatttTGTTTAAGAAATATTAACTATCATTTTCAATAAACATGTTGCACACACAGACATGCCTGAAGTCCTAAAAAATAATAGCGCTGTAGTCTCTTTAGTAGAAACTTTTGTTTCTCTTTATCTTCTACTACAGCATGGTACCACTGCAAGCTCTTTAAACATCTTGAGCTTGATAAAAGACAGTTTTGAACTTTGGTTTCAAATAACGGGATAAACAATCCAAATTGAAATTTCCCATGTAGAGAATGCTATGATATTTCAAACATAACTAAACATTTTAGCTTCCATTAAGCTCATCCTCCAATCAGCTTCAAAGTTGAAGGCATTTCGAAATGCTTTCAATTTAGGAAAACAAACGCCGTGCATAGTGAAAGCAAACTACGACTGCGAAGTGCAAAAAAGTGTACAAAAAAGTAGTGACGGGTCAAAGCTATTCTTATAacgaaaagttaaaaaatattagtgtcGTAGTACTAAAATTATAGAAAGGCCTGAAGGAAAAGTTTCTTGTAGGTTACATCTGTTACTAAAATcagaataaaatagtttctcTAGAGACAGATGATGCAAGTGTAGGAAGCCATGaatcattattaatttattaagatGGTATTTACCCCCAGAACATTTGGAACTGATGCAAGGCCACATGAGACTCAAGTTATAACAAACTCTTATGTCCTTAGAAGCCAAAGAGCACTATCAGAAGTAAATCTGATATGGATATGAATAAGATCTTCTACCAACTTCAACCAGTTCTCTCACTCATTTCAAGTAACCTCCTAACACAAAAGagaagataaatataaaataatatgcaTACT includes:
- the LOC130014588 gene encoding uncharacterized protein LOC130014588 isoform X5; protein product: MAGLCALCFLEQVDQLIGKDHLLKQSIILIKAWCFYESRILGAHHGLLSTYALEILVLYIINAFHSLLPGPLAVLFKFLEYYSTFDWDNFCVTINGPIAVSSLPQIVAESPDKNVNELLLSPELLKRCIENFSVPIKAVENGGHGFFIKHLNIVDPLKESNNLGRSVSKGNFHRIKCALSYGAQKLGEIFRYPGENMGEKLEQFFVNTLDRNGKGERPDTVVPVPTFGTGRSEASDLSGEYESYYSGLIQGQWYHNYSLPMSPQMTPPTSPSPTEPRCTWDTLSQLLRCKQKFLSHRGTDVFVPRVPQLHHPYASKVYAPASTMDEMGRSRGTGTYIPNLRQHPYKDYMSRMKVKNSYQRGPSNLPKNTEVECDPEAANGNVSLDEFKSGDGNSENGSCINLSLDHFPLLPCPKKSMESKMNKSSHPILTKDISTSLSIQFGTLSCLPSPLAPPSSLPRNKMESGDPTTSETMTVVPVNGTPKQQESLRTGVGM
- the LOC130014588 gene encoding uncharacterized protein LOC130014588 isoform X3; its protein translation is MAEERTQEILCIIQPSFASDQKRKEVIDYLRRLIKRHYATQVLPFGSVPLKTYLPDGDIDLTTLCHQNAEEDLAREFCKILTYEEMDTESEVQDVRYIEAQVDQLIGKDHLLKQSIILIKAWCFYESRILGAHHGLLSTYALEILVLYIINAFHSLLPGPLAVLFKFLEYYSTFDWDNFCVTINGPIAVSSLPQIVAESPDKNVNELLLSPELLKRCIENFSVPIKAVENGGHGFFIKHLNIVDPLKESNNLGRSVSKGNFHRIKCALSYGAQKLGEIFRYPGENMGEKLEQFFVNTLDRNGKGERPDTVVPVPTFGTGRSEASDLSGEYESYYSGLIQGQWYHNYSLPMSPQMTPPTSPSPTEPRCTWDTLSQLLRCKQKFLSHRGTDVFVPRVPQLHHPYASKVYAPASTMDEMGRSRGTGTYIPNLRQHPYKDYMSRMKVKNSYQRGPSNLPKNTEVECDPEAANGNVSLDEFKSGDGNSENGSCINLSLDHFPLLPCPKKSMESKMNKSSHPILTKDISTSLSIQFGTLSCLPSPLAPPSSLPRNKMESGDPTTSETMTVVPVNGTPKQQESLRTGVGM
- the LOC130014588 gene encoding uncharacterized protein LOC130014588 isoform X2, with product MAEERTQEILCIIQPSFASDQKRKEVIDYLRRLIKRHYATQVLPFGSVPLKTYLPDGDIDLTTLCHQNAEEDLAREFCKILTYEEMDTESEVQDVRYIEAQVKVVKCSVKNISVDISFNQMAGLCALCFLEQVDQLIGKDHLLKQSIILIKAWCFYESRILGAHHGLLSTYALEILVLYIINAFHSLLPGPLAVLFKFLEYYSTFDWDNFCVTINGPIAVSSLPQIVESPDKNVNELLLSPELLKRCIENFSVPIKAVENGGHGFFIKHLNIVDPLKESNNLGRSVSKGNFHRIKCALSYGAQKLGEIFRYPGENMGEKLEQFFVNTLDRNGKGERPDTVVPVPTFGTGRSEASDLSGEYESYYSGLIQGQWYHNYSLPMSPQMTPPTSPSPTEPRCTWDTLSQLLRCKQKFLSHRGTDVFVPRVPQLHHPYASKVYAPASTMDEMGRSRGTGTYIPNLRQHPYKDYMSRMKVKNSYQRGPSNLPKNTEVECDPEAANGNVSLDEFKSGDGNSENGSCINLSLDHFPLLPCPKKSMESKMNKSSHPILTKDISTSLSIQFGTLSCLPSPLAPPSSLPRNKMESGDPTTSETMTVVPVNGTPKQQESLRTGVGM
- the LOC130014588 gene encoding uncharacterized protein LOC130014588 isoform X1, with translation MAEERTQEILCIIQPSFASDQKRKEVIDYLRRLIKRHYATQVLPFGSVPLKTYLPDGDIDLTTLCHQNAEEDLAREFCKILTYEEMDTESEVQDVRYIEAQVKVVKCSVKNISVDISFNQMAGLCALCFLEQVDQLIGKDHLLKQSIILIKAWCFYESRILGAHHGLLSTYALEILVLYIINAFHSLLPGPLAVLFKFLEYYSTFDWDNFCVTINGPIAVSSLPQIVAESPDKNVNELLLSPELLKRCIENFSVPIKAVENGGHGFFIKHLNIVDPLKESNNLGRSVSKGNFHRIKCALSYGAQKLGEIFRYPGENMGEKLEQFFVNTLDRNGKGERPDTVVPVPTFGTGRSEASDLSGEYESYYSGLIQGQWYHNYSLPMSPQMTPPTSPSPTEPRCTWDTLSQLLRCKQKFLSHRGTDVFVPRVPQLHHPYASKVYAPASTMDEMGRSRGTGTYIPNLRQHPYKDYMSRMKVKNSYQRGPSNLPKNTEVECDPEAANGNVSLDEFKSGDGNSENGSCINLSLDHFPLLPCPKKSMESKMNKSSHPILTKDISTSLSIQFGTLSCLPSPLAPPSSLPRNKMESGDPTTSETMTVVPVNGTPKQQESLRTGVGM
- the LOC130014588 gene encoding uncharacterized protein LOC130014588 isoform X4, translated to MAEERTQEILCIIQPSFASDQKRKEVIDYLRRLIKRHYATQVLPFGSVPLKTYLPDGDIDLTTLCHQNAEEDLAREFCKILTYEEMDTESEVQDVRYIEAQVKVVKCSVKNISVDISFNQMAGLCALCFLEQVLFKFLEYYSTFDWDNFCVTINGPIAVSSLPQIVAESPDKNVNELLLSPELLKRCIENFSVPIKAVENGGHGFFIKHLNIVDPLKESNNLGRSVSKGNFHRIKCALSYGAQKLGEIFRYPGENMGEKLEQFFVNTLDRNGKGERPDTVVPVPTFGTGRSEASDLSGEYESYYSGLIQGQWYHNYSLPMSPQMTPPTSPSPTEPRCTWDTLSQLLRCKQKFLSHRGTDVFVPRVPQLHHPYASKVYAPASTMDEMGRSRGTGTYIPNLRQHPYKDYMSRMKVKNSYQRGPSNLPKNTEVECDPEAANGNVSLDEFKSGDGNSENGSCINLSLDHFPLLPCPKKSMESKMNKSSHPILTKDISTSLSIQFGTLSCLPSPLAPPSSLPRNKMESGDPTTSETMTVVPVNGTPKQQESLRTGVGM